Proteins from one Diprion similis isolate iyDipSimi1 chromosome 3, iyDipSimi1.1, whole genome shotgun sequence genomic window:
- the LOC124404045 gene encoding proton-coupled amino acid transporter-like protein CG1139, giving the protein MTSHDNLGFTSSTNAVYTRKESPPDMKMNITHSKEQEAPTGNGRNEISNGIYVVELQDKKKKQQASVGSETDEYDPYRHREVEHPTTNSETLLHLLKGSLGTGILAMPMAFKNAGYAVGLVGTLAIGLLCTYCIHLLVKSEYELCRRKKVPSLSYPATAENAFREGPSCFRGFSRISVHVINVFLLIYQLGCCCVYVVFIADNIKSALEGHVMEIDTRWYMLIMLLPLILINWVRNLKYLAPFSTFANGITFASFGIILYYLFREPLDFEGRAPVGDVKNFPLFFGTVLFALEAIGVILPLENEMKTPKSFGSPCGVLNIGMITVIFLYLGMGFFGYIRYADVIKGSITLNLPDETPAKVAQVLLALAIYVTHALQCYVAVDITWSDYLGPVLEKNSHRLFWEYVMRTCLVVVTFLFAVAIPKLEYFISLIGALSLSGLGLAFPAIIYTCTFWTVTNRTEKIIMIAKNSAVIAFGFLGLIAGTYTSLLQIINYFKSMDVSP; this is encoded by the exons ATGACGTCTCACGACAATCTCGGATTTACTTCGAGCACG AATGCTGTATACACTCGGAAAGAATCGCCGCCGGATATGAAGATGAATATTACGCATTCCAAAGAACAAGAAGCCCCGACGGG TAATGGCCGGAACGAAATCAGCAACGGCATATACGTCGTCGAACTCCaagacaagaagaagaagcaacaAGCATCGGTAGGATCGGAAACCGACGAATATGATCCCTATCGTCACAGAGAAGTTGAGCACCCAACTAC taaCAGCGAGACGCTTCTTCATCTCCTGAAGGGCAGTCTTGGTACAGGCATCCTGGCGATGCCGATGGCCTTCAAGAATGCAGGTTACGCTGTCGGACTGGTGGGTACTCTGGCCATCGGTCTTCTCTGCACCTACTGCATCCATCTCCTGGTAAAATCGGAGTATGAACTTTGTAGACGCAAGAAAGTACCTTCTCTATCGTATCCAGCAACTGCCGAAAACGCCTTTCGCGAGGGACCCTCTTGCTTCAGGGGCTTCTCCAGGATTTCTGT GCACGTAATCAACGTATTTTTGTTGATATATCAGCTGGGATGCTGCTGCGTCTACGTGGTTTTCATCGCGGACAATATCAAATCT GCTTTGGAGGGTCACGTTATGGAAATCGACACTAGGTGGTACATGTTGATAATGCTGCTGCCGCTGATCCTGATCAACTGGGTTAGAAATCTGAAGTACTTGGCGCCCTTCTCGACCTTTGCAAACGGCATCACCTTCGCCAGCTTTGGTATAATCCTCTACTACCTGTTCAGGGAGCCTCTGGATTTCGAGGGTCGAGCACCGGTTGGAGACGTCAAAAACTTCCCCCTCTTTTTCGGCACGGTTTTATTCGCCCTCGAAGCCATCGGTGTG ATTCTTCCTCTGGAGAACGAAATGAAGACGCCAAAATCCTTCGGGAGTCCCTGCGGTGTTTTAAACATAGGAATGATCACGGTGATATTTCTCTATCTGGGGATGGGATTCTTCGGTTACATCCGGTACGCGGACGTCATTAAGGGCAGCATCACCCTCAATCTTCCGGACGAAACACCCGCCAAGGTAGCCCAGGTCCTTTTGGCCCTTGCCATATACGTGACGCACGCTCTTCAGTGTTACGTAGCCGTCGATATCACCTGGAGTGATTACCTAGGTCCTGTTCTTGAAAAGAATTCCCACAGGCTATTCTGGGAATACGTTATGAGAACGTGCCTCGTTGTTGTCACCT TTCTCTTCGCAGTTGCAATTCCGAAACTGGAGTATTTCATATCGCTGATCGGCGCCCTCTCGTTATCGGGACTTGGCCTCGCATTTCCGGCAATAATCTACACCTGCACATTCTGGACCGTAACGAATCGCACGGAGAAGATCATAATGATCGCGAAAAATTCGGCAGTCATCGCTTTTGGTTTTCTGGGCCTGATCGCCGGGACTTACACGAGCCTTTTGCAGATTATAAACTATTTCAAGTCAATGGATGTGTCGCCTTGA